Proteins encoded by one window of Microbacterium testaceum:
- a CDS encoding dihydroxyacetone kinase family protein: protein MTRLFNDPADFPAEMLEGFAAAYPDMVAPVPGGVVRSTSYESVAVLAGGGSGHYPAFCGLVGTGLAHGAVVGNIFSSPSASQAVSVGRAADRGQGVIFTFGNYAGDVLHFGEAATRLADEGIDARIVLVTDDVASAPRDQIEKRRGIAGDLIVFKVLGAAADEGLPLDEVVAAGRHANDRTRTFGVAFDGCTLPGADAPLFRVPEGMMSLGLGIHGEPGVKDVPIASADDLAAMLVDRLLDELPDGVDQARGQRVTALLNGLGTVKYEELFVVWRRVSQLLDAAGVTVVSPDIGELCTSLDMAGISLTLVWLDDELERRWTSPSLTPGYRKGSARPTAQLDAAARDELRRRAVVSGAEIEPGTPASQNLAAGVLRALETLHSTMVTHAAELGRIDAVAGDGDHGIGMERGTRAALDAARAAAERGAGAGTLLSRAGTAWSDVAGGTSGALWGGALRAVGASLGDSASADTARLVTALLAGRDAITGTGGATLGDKTMVDVLLPWSGVLSSGTADATALRSARDTAIAAARETAGLTPRLGRARPLAERSVGTPDAGAVSLALAIAALTDLALGDSTPALPLIQEGRS from the coding sequence ATGACCCGACTGTTCAATGACCCGGCCGATTTCCCCGCCGAGATGCTCGAGGGATTCGCCGCCGCCTACCCCGACATGGTCGCCCCCGTCCCCGGCGGGGTCGTGCGCAGCACCTCCTACGAGAGCGTCGCCGTGCTGGCCGGCGGCGGCTCCGGCCACTACCCCGCGTTCTGCGGCCTCGTCGGGACCGGCCTCGCGCACGGCGCCGTCGTGGGCAACATCTTCTCGTCGCCCTCGGCGTCGCAGGCGGTGTCGGTCGGCCGCGCCGCGGACCGCGGCCAGGGCGTCATCTTCACCTTCGGCAACTACGCCGGCGACGTCCTGCACTTCGGCGAAGCCGCCACCCGCCTCGCGGACGAGGGCATTGACGCGCGCATCGTCCTCGTCACCGACGACGTCGCCAGCGCCCCGCGCGACCAGATCGAGAAACGCCGCGGCATCGCCGGCGATCTCATCGTCTTCAAGGTGCTCGGCGCGGCCGCCGACGAAGGACTCCCCCTCGACGAGGTCGTCGCCGCCGGGCGCCACGCGAACGATCGCACCCGGACCTTCGGCGTCGCCTTCGACGGCTGCACGCTGCCCGGCGCCGATGCGCCGCTCTTCCGCGTCCCCGAGGGGATGATGTCGCTGGGTCTCGGCATCCACGGTGAACCGGGCGTGAAGGACGTGCCCATCGCCTCGGCCGACGACCTCGCCGCGATGCTCGTCGATCGGCTTCTCGACGAGCTCCCCGACGGCGTCGATCAGGCCCGCGGCCAGCGCGTCACCGCGCTGCTGAACGGTCTCGGCACGGTCAAGTACGAAGAGCTCTTCGTCGTGTGGCGCCGCGTCTCGCAGCTCCTGGATGCCGCGGGCGTCACCGTCGTGAGCCCCGACATCGGCGAACTGTGCACGAGCCTGGACATGGCGGGCATCTCGCTCACGCTCGTCTGGCTCGACGACGAACTCGAGCGCCGGTGGACCTCGCCCAGCCTCACGCCCGGCTACCGCAAGGGCAGCGCCCGGCCCACCGCGCAGCTGGACGCCGCCGCACGCGACGAGCTGCGCCGGCGCGCCGTCGTCTCGGGCGCGGAGATCGAGCCCGGGACCCCCGCGTCCCAGAACCTGGCCGCGGGGGTGCTGCGCGCGCTCGAGACGCTGCACTCCACGATGGTCACCCATGCCGCGGAGCTCGGCCGGATCGACGCGGTCGCCGGAGACGGCGATCACGGGATCGGCATGGAGCGCGGCACCCGCGCGGCGCTCGACGCCGCGCGAGCCGCCGCCGAGCGCGGAGCCGGGGCCGGAACCCTGCTCTCGCGCGCCGGCACCGCCTGGTCGGACGTCGCCGGCGGTACGTCGGGAGCCCTGTGGGGGGGAGCCCTGCGTGCCGTCGGCGCGTCTCTCGGCGACAGCGCGTCCGCCGATACCGCGCGCCTCGTCACCGCCCTCCTCGCCGGACGCGACGCCATCACCGGAACCGGCGGCGCGACCCTCGGCGACAAGACCATGGTCGACGTGCTGCTGCCCTGGTCCGGCGTGCTGTCGAGCGGGACCGCGGATGCCACTGCCCTCCGATCCGCGCGGGACACCGCCATCGCGGCGGCCCGGGAGACGGCGGGCCTCACCCCGCGCCTCGGCCGCGCCCGGCCGCTCGCCGAACGCAGCGTCGGCACACCCGACGCCGGCGCCGTCTCCCTCGCCCTGGCGATCGCCGCCCTCACCGATCTCGCGCTCGGGGACTCCACCCCGGCGCTTCCGCTCATCCAGGAAGGACGCTCATGA
- a CDS encoding ribose-5-phosphate isomerase: MTALEPLRLVIGCDDAGYDYKEALKADLAASALVVDVVDVGVDADGHTAYPHIAVDAARMVADGRADRALLICGTGLGVAIAANKVPGIRAVTAHDSFSVERAVLSNDAQVLCMGQRVIGLELARRLVREWLTYRFDPSSASAEKVAAICGYEAPGAA, encoded by the coding sequence ATGACCGCGCTCGAACCCCTCCGCCTCGTCATCGGCTGCGACGACGCCGGCTACGACTACAAAGAGGCCCTGAAGGCCGACCTCGCGGCATCCGCTCTCGTCGTCGACGTGGTCGACGTGGGAGTGGACGCCGACGGCCACACCGCGTATCCGCACATCGCGGTGGACGCGGCCCGCATGGTCGCCGACGGCCGCGCCGACCGCGCGCTGCTCATCTGCGGAACGGGCCTGGGGGTCGCGATCGCGGCGAACAAGGTGCCCGGTATCCGCGCCGTGACTGCACACGATTCCTTCTCGGTCGAGCGCGCGGTGCTCTCCAACGACGCGCAGGTGCTGTGCATGGGCCAGCGCGTGATCGGACTCGAACTCGCGCGCCGTCTCGTGCGGGAGTGGCTCACGTACCGCTTCGACCCGTCGTCGGCGTCGGCCGAGAAGGTCGCGGCGATCTGCGGGTACGAAGCACCCGGAGCCGCGTGA
- a CDS encoding GntR family transcriptional regulator → MPTSPSSALRGLGSVSRNTLREQILTRLRDAVSSGELAPGTHLGEIELADSLGVSRGTLREALRHLQQEGLLAADSRGRLSVRVVSAADIREIFDVRYALESLACEEICAFDDRSDAASVLRERLDTLNAAEEFAARVRADLAFHETLCELSGNATLLQSWQRVAGLARAALTSGGLDVAVANMSIDRHMPLVDILVEGDPDAARRFLRGHMDAAVERLLDRVEA, encoded by the coding sequence ATGCCGACCTCCCCCTCGAGCGCTCTGCGCGGTCTCGGCAGTGTGAGTCGCAACACGCTGCGAGAGCAGATCCTCACGCGCCTGCGCGACGCGGTGTCGTCGGGAGAGCTGGCCCCCGGCACGCACCTGGGCGAGATCGAGCTGGCCGACTCGCTCGGGGTGTCGCGCGGCACGCTGCGTGAGGCCCTGCGCCATCTGCAGCAGGAGGGCCTGCTCGCCGCCGACTCGCGCGGACGCCTGTCGGTGCGGGTGGTGTCGGCCGCCGACATCCGCGAGATCTTCGACGTGCGCTACGCGCTCGAGTCGCTCGCGTGCGAGGAGATCTGCGCGTTCGACGACCGCTCCGACGCGGCGTCCGTGCTGCGCGAACGCCTCGACACGCTGAACGCCGCCGAGGAGTTCGCCGCGCGCGTTCGCGCCGACCTCGCCTTCCACGAGACCCTGTGCGAGCTCAGCGGCAACGCCACGCTGCTGCAGTCGTGGCAGCGGGTCGCCGGGCTCGCCCGCGCGGCGCTGACCAGCGGCGGACTCGACGTGGCGGTGGCGAACATGTCGATCGACCGGCACATGCCCCTCGTCGACATCCTCGTCGAGGGCGACCCCGACGCCGCGCGACGATTCCTGCGCGGACACATGGATGCCGCTGTCGAGCGCCTGCTCGACCGCGTCGAGGCCTGA
- a CDS encoding MFS transporter, producing MAQATTSTPVLGTPHRWRVAAGSTVGTTIENYDFIGYGTAAALYFGTAFFPDADPLTGTLLSFATLGVGFAARPIGGIIGGYLGDKIGRKPVLIASLLIMGLATFAIGILPTYATVGVAAPILLVVTRIIQGLAFGAEWGGAILMTYEHAPWRRKGAFGALPQAGFPLGLLLANLAFFASSGLPDDWKWRTPFLLSALLVFAGLYIRLKVEESPEFEEIKEEGKIEKNPLLSVLRSDWQNLLRAFCMRIAETAGYAIAITYMSSYLKSNQLADPSQTILAIVVAALVGFPATLFWGWLTDRIGRKPVYVFGTTMILLSGIPLFLLANTGVFPLIVAVFVFSFAICQNSLAGTQASWFPELFNTGTRSSGASLAYQLSAVVSGFTAFWAVSLFQAFGWVGPAVLFSFYGLVGLIAAVLTPETNGRRRREADDVAEAEAKRELVGA from the coding sequence ATGGCACAGGCCACGACGTCGACCCCGGTGCTCGGCACTCCCCACCGCTGGCGCGTTGCCGCCGGCAGCACCGTCGGCACGACCATCGAGAACTACGACTTCATCGGTTACGGCACCGCCGCAGCCCTGTACTTCGGAACGGCGTTCTTCCCCGACGCCGATCCCCTTACGGGCACCCTGCTGTCGTTCGCGACGCTCGGCGTCGGCTTCGCCGCCCGCCCCATCGGCGGCATCATCGGCGGCTACCTCGGCGACAAGATCGGCCGCAAGCCGGTGCTGATCGCCTCGCTTCTCATCATGGGCCTCGCGACGTTCGCGATCGGCATCCTGCCCACCTACGCCACGGTCGGTGTCGCCGCTCCCATCCTGCTCGTGGTGACCCGCATCATCCAGGGCCTCGCGTTCGGCGCCGAGTGGGGCGGCGCGATCCTCATGACGTACGAGCACGCCCCCTGGCGACGCAAGGGTGCGTTCGGCGCTCTGCCGCAGGCGGGCTTCCCGCTGGGGCTGCTGCTGGCCAACCTGGCGTTCTTCGCCAGCTCGGGACTGCCCGACGACTGGAAGTGGCGCACGCCCTTCCTGCTCTCCGCCCTGCTGGTGTTCGCCGGTCTCTACATCCGCTTGAAGGTGGAGGAGTCGCCCGAATTCGAGGAGATCAAGGAGGAGGGCAAGATCGAGAAGAACCCCCTCCTCAGCGTCCTGCGCTCCGACTGGCAGAACCTGCTGCGCGCCTTCTGCATGCGCATCGCCGAGACCGCCGGGTACGCGATCGCCATCACCTACATGTCGTCGTACCTCAAGAGCAACCAGCTCGCCGACCCGTCGCAGACCATCCTCGCGATCGTCGTCGCCGCACTCGTCGGCTTCCCCGCGACACTGTTCTGGGGATGGCTCACCGATCGCATCGGCCGCAAGCCCGTCTACGTCTTCGGCACGACGATGATCCTGCTGTCCGGCATCCCCCTGTTCCTCCTCGCCAATACCGGGGTGTTCCCGCTCATCGTCGCGGTGTTCGTCTTCAGCTTCGCGATCTGCCAGAACTCCCTCGCCGGAACGCAGGCGTCCTGGTTCCCCGAGCTGTTCAACACCGGCACGCGTTCCTCGGGTGCCTCGCTGGCCTATCAGCTCTCCGCGGTCGTGTCGGGCTTCACGGCCTTCTGGGCCGTGAGCCTCTTCCAGGCCTTCGGGTGGGTGGGCCCGGCGGTGCTCTTCAGCTTCTACGGCCTGGTCGGCCTCATCGCCGCCGTCCTCACTCCCGAGACCAACGGCCGCCGCCGCCGAGAGGCCGACGACGTCGCCGAGGCGGAGGCCAAGCGCGAGCTCGTCGGAGCCTGA
- a CDS encoding alpha/beta hydrolase yields the protein MADAVHPAITDLAVRAHLERLAARAGSLPSGATDAEGDDAARLSELRANPSWVRVPDDDGLESIDLEAEGLALRLYRPRAEHRGTLVFAHGGGWVAGNLDNNDALCRALAVATGTQVLSVDYRLAPEHPFPAGLDDLDRALRFAATGADGLIDPALLGVAGHSAGGNLAAALALRARDGRAPGIRCQVLLCPVLDAPDPSRPSYRAHTDDLPLTARGMEWYWGLYVPDAAGAVPLEAAPLRAPEVAGSAPAVIVAAAVDPLSDEAEEYAERLVASDVPTTFLRREGVPHLFLVFPSTPARDEVLAQIGPAVRAAFV from the coding sequence GTGGCCGACGCCGTGCACCCCGCGATCACCGACCTCGCCGTGCGCGCTCATCTCGAGCGCCTCGCCGCCCGGGCGGGCTCGCTCCCCTCCGGAGCGACGGATGCCGAGGGCGACGACGCCGCGCGCCTCTCGGAGCTGCGGGCGAATCCGTCGTGGGTCCGCGTGCCCGACGACGACGGCCTCGAATCGATCGACCTCGAGGCCGAGGGCCTGGCCCTGCGCCTGTACCGCCCGCGCGCCGAACACCGCGGAACCCTGGTGTTCGCCCACGGCGGCGGATGGGTCGCCGGGAACCTCGACAACAACGACGCCCTGTGCCGCGCGCTCGCGGTCGCCACCGGCACGCAGGTGCTCAGCGTCGACTACCGCCTCGCGCCCGAGCATCCCTTCCCGGCCGGCCTCGACGACCTCGACCGCGCGCTGCGCTTCGCCGCGACGGGGGCGGACGGACTCATCGACCCCGCGCTCCTCGGCGTCGCCGGGCACAGCGCGGGCGGCAACCTCGCGGCCGCGCTCGCATTGCGTGCGCGGGACGGGCGGGCTCCCGGCATCCGGTGTCAGGTGCTGCTGTGCCCGGTGCTCGACGCGCCCGATCCGTCACGCCCCAGCTATCGCGCGCACACCGACGATCTGCCGCTGACCGCGCGCGGAATGGAGTGGTACTGGGGGCTCTACGTTCCGGATGCCGCGGGTGCGGTGCCCCTCGAGGCGGCGCCGCTGCGCGCCCCCGAGGTGGCGGGATCGGCCCCCGCCGTGATCGTCGCCGCGGCGGTGGACCCGCTGTCGGACGAGGCGGAGGAGTACGCGGAACGACTCGTGGCCTCCGACGTCCCGACGACGTTCCTGCGCCGCGAGGGCGTGCCGCACCTCTTCCTGGTGTTCCCCTCGACGCCCGCGCGCGACGAGGTGCTCGCGCAGATCGGGCCGGCCGTGCGGGCGGCGTTCGTGTGA
- a CDS encoding SDR family NAD(P)-dependent oxidoreductase — protein MSQRVIVTGGSGGIGAAIVQRFVSDGARVAVLDRRAPAGDTASLFFSVDLRDPLDTRRAVGEAIEALGGVDVLVNCAGVFQHVSLLDISVDDWDLVLDINARATLVTMQAVAPVMLEARAGSIVNIASMAAKQGGGGEGHYAASKAAVVALTRAGAQEWGCHGVRVNAVCPGYVLTDMGADTRSEDDVRTWSAKSPLGRLGAPEDVAGVTHFLASPAGGYLTGQAINVTGGMIMH, from the coding sequence ATGTCTCAGCGCGTGATCGTCACGGGCGGGTCCGGCGGCATCGGCGCCGCCATCGTCCAGCGGTTCGTCTCGGACGGCGCCCGGGTCGCGGTGCTCGATCGTCGTGCGCCCGCCGGGGATACGGCATCCCTCTTCTTCTCCGTCGACCTGCGCGACCCCCTCGACACGCGTCGGGCGGTCGGAGAGGCAATCGAGGCACTCGGGGGCGTCGACGTGCTCGTGAATTGCGCGGGGGTGTTCCAGCACGTCTCGCTGCTCGACATCTCGGTCGACGACTGGGATCTCGTGCTCGACATCAACGCGCGCGCGACGCTCGTGACGATGCAGGCCGTCGCCCCGGTCATGCTCGAGGCGCGCGCGGGCTCGATCGTCAACATCGCCAGCATGGCCGCCAAACAGGGAGGCGGCGGCGAGGGGCACTACGCCGCGTCGAAGGCCGCTGTCGTCGCGCTCACGCGCGCCGGGGCGCAGGAATGGGGATGCCACGGTGTCCGCGTCAACGCCGTGTGCCCCGGGTACGTGCTCACCGACATGGGCGCCGACACCCGATCCGAGGACGACGTGCGCACGTGGAGCGCGAAGTCGCCGCTCGGGCGACTGGGCGCGCCGGAGGACGTGGCGGGGGTGACCCACTTCCTCGCGTCGCCCGCGGGCGGGTACCTGACCGGTCAGGCGATCAACGTCACCGGCGGGATGATCATGCACTGA
- a CDS encoding methylenetetrahydrofolate reductase C-terminal domain-containing protein, with translation MTPLPLIDACPKRMEYGPCGGVGFDGSCEIDATHRCAFLHRPTVPWRGIDRAAVPAPLPRTTAAAQTLAALDTRPWVVADLPARALSVSSIDTCAEILAGEVDAVLAGDAGSSRVQFPPAYRAHLLQRRGLRVWTGLNMRDRNRVAIEGELAALAVEGVAGVHCVTGDHTRTGHRPDAAPVFDLDSTEATALARAAGHVVSVAASPAAPPVDRRAARLREKVRAGADVCFVNHAGGAEPVRRFVEDVGGGLRFIPCVPVVVDHASADLLESFTTLALPEGFLERVRGARDPRAEGIALAVALAEEMLALPGVVGVNLSGGRDGAEESFAEAMAEVARRLR, from the coding sequence ATGACCCCGCTGCCGCTGATCGACGCCTGCCCCAAACGAATGGAGTACGGACCCTGCGGCGGGGTCGGCTTCGACGGGTCGTGCGAGATCGACGCGACGCACCGCTGCGCGTTCCTGCACCGACCGACCGTGCCGTGGAGGGGGATCGACCGTGCGGCGGTTCCGGCGCCGTTGCCGCGGACGACCGCGGCAGCGCAGACCCTCGCGGCCCTCGACACCCGGCCCTGGGTGGTGGCGGACCTGCCCGCGCGCGCCCTCAGCGTCTCGTCGATCGACACGTGCGCGGAGATCCTCGCCGGAGAAGTGGATGCCGTCCTCGCCGGCGACGCGGGAAGCTCGCGGGTGCAGTTCCCGCCGGCGTATCGCGCGCACCTGCTGCAGCGGCGGGGGCTGCGCGTGTGGACCGGCCTGAACATGCGCGACCGCAACCGTGTCGCGATCGAGGGGGAGCTCGCCGCTCTCGCTGTCGAGGGGGTGGCGGGCGTGCACTGCGTCACCGGTGACCACACGCGCACCGGTCACCGCCCCGACGCCGCGCCCGTCTTCGACCTGGACTCGACCGAGGCCACAGCCCTCGCCCGCGCCGCCGGGCACGTCGTCTCGGTCGCCGCCTCACCGGCGGCGCCGCCGGTCGACCGCCGCGCCGCGCGCCTGCGCGAGAAGGTGCGGGCCGGGGCCGACGTCTGCTTCGTGAACCACGCCGGGGGTGCGGAGCCCGTTCGGCGTTTCGTCGAGGACGTGGGAGGCGGCCTCCGGTTCATCCCGTGCGTCCCCGTCGTCGTCGACCACGCCTCGGCCGACCTGCTGGAGTCGTTCACCACGCTGGCGCTGCCCGAGGGGTTCCTCGAGCGCGTGCGCGGCGCCCGAGACCCACGGGCCGAGGGGATCGCCCTCGCCGTCGCTCTCGCCGAGGAGATGCTCGCGCTGCCCGGGGTCGTCGGCGTCAACCTCTCGGGCGGGCGCGACGGCGCCGAGGAGTCGTTCGCCGAGGCGATGGCGGAGGTGGCGCGGCGCCTGCGGTGA
- a CDS encoding pyridoxine/pyridoxamine 5'-phosphate oxidase produces MITAGTTFGSDVADIDVLVDDPLALMQRWLPPHDGELRPLAALSTIGLDGIPSLRHVLISDRDAAGLTFHTDSASAKVAEIAANPVAAMAVAWPEIGRQLVVRGIVERVGAAEAAAVYRQRSRYLQMLAWLNTHENAHLPVEARHHLWAEFGDAHPELEPPERWAGFRLRPLTLTFWRGDPIGQSTRQHYTLADGRWSGRVLAG; encoded by the coding sequence ATGATCACGGCCGGCACCACGTTCGGTTCCGACGTCGCCGACATCGACGTGCTCGTCGACGACCCGCTCGCGCTGATGCAACGCTGGCTCCCTCCCCACGACGGCGAACTGCGGCCCCTCGCGGCCCTGTCGACCATCGGGCTGGACGGCATCCCCTCGCTCCGTCACGTGCTCATCAGCGACAGGGATGCCGCGGGCCTCACGTTCCACACCGATTCGGCCAGCGCGAAGGTTGCCGAGATCGCCGCGAACCCGGTCGCCGCGATGGCGGTGGCGTGGCCCGAGATCGGTCGACAGCTCGTCGTGCGCGGGATCGTGGAGCGGGTCGGCGCAGCGGAGGCCGCCGCGGTGTACCGCCAGCGGTCCCGGTATCTGCAGATGCTCGCGTGGCTCAACACGCACGAGAACGCCCACCTGCCCGTCGAGGCGCGGCACCATCTCTGGGCGGAGTTCGGCGACGCCCACCCCGAGCTGGAACCGCCGGAGCGGTGGGCGGGGTTCCGCCTGCGCCCCCTCACCCTGACGTTCTGGCGCGGCGACCCGATCGGGCAGAGCACGCGCCAGCACTACACGCTCGCCGACGGCCGCTGGTCGGGCCGGGTCCTGGCGGGCTGA
- a CDS encoding FAD binding domain-containing protein, with protein MDITTVTSYRAARTRSDLALAPGEVVIAGGTWIMSEPQPSTTGFVDLTTLGWPDLEITDEGLRIGATCTIARLLAWVETEAPSAWTSLALARPSADALLASFKIWNTATVGGNVCQAFAAGAMIALLSTLDATALVWTPDGGERRIAVAELVVDNAATSLAPGEVVRALDIPARALEARVGLQKIALAELGRSGAVVTARVDPDGTAVFVVTAAVRRPRVLRFPHVPGAGELRDAVAAASDFYTDPLGSADWRRGVSVVLAERLRTRFVRELQEGAA; from the coding sequence GTGGACATCACCACCGTCACCTCGTACCGCGCCGCGCGGACGCGCTCCGACCTGGCGCTCGCGCCCGGTGAGGTCGTCATCGCCGGCGGCACCTGGATCATGAGCGAGCCGCAGCCCAGCACAACCGGCTTCGTCGACCTGACCACGCTCGGGTGGCCCGACCTCGAGATCACCGACGAGGGCCTGCGGATCGGCGCCACCTGCACGATCGCGCGCCTGCTCGCGTGGGTCGAGACCGAGGCTCCGTCCGCGTGGACCTCGCTCGCTCTCGCCCGCCCCTCGGCCGACGCCCTGCTCGCGTCGTTCAAGATCTGGAACACCGCCACCGTCGGCGGCAACGTCTGCCAGGCCTTCGCGGCCGGCGCGATGATCGCCCTGCTGTCGACCCTGGATGCCACGGCCCTCGTGTGGACGCCCGATGGCGGCGAACGGCGCATCGCAGTCGCCGAGCTCGTCGTCGACAACGCCGCGACCTCCCTGGCGCCGGGCGAGGTCGTGCGCGCCCTCGACATTCCCGCGCGGGCCCTGGAGGCGCGGGTCGGGCTGCAGAAGATCGCCCTGGCCGAACTCGGCCGTTCCGGCGCCGTGGTCACGGCACGGGTCGATCCCGACGGCACCGCGGTGTTCGTCGTGACGGCCGCGGTGCGTCGGCCCCGCGTGCTGCGCTTTCCGCACGTGCCGGGGGCGGGAGAGCTGCGGGATGCCGTGGCCGCCGCCAGCGACTTCTACACCGACCCGCTCGGAAGCGCCGACTGGCGTCGGGGTGTGAGTGTCGTGCTCGCGGAGCGCCTGCGGACGCGCTTCGTCCGGGAACTGCAGGAAGGCGCGGCGTGA